A stretch of the Candidatus Ozemobacteraceae bacterium genome encodes the following:
- a CDS encoding alpha/beta hydrolase-fold protein: protein MIDRRLFPRTLVLILTLLACCLAAEAASRETLVRFEVSVPASTPGTDGIFLVGNLPELGAWKGSGVTLRKLGNRTFGYEGRFAPGTVLEFKFTRGDFSRVEKAANGLEIPNRTFRVPGGLIATASFQVAAWADQIGAAPPQITGAFEILRQVPSKHLPRPRDVVVLLPPSYGLPASRSRRYPVLYLHDGGNLFDPGTSFGGVDWGVDETLDYLYRTGQMQEIIVVGIGNTADRMSEYTPFPDPKHGGGWGDRYGRFLVEELKPDIDRRFRTRKDREGTCLGGSSLGGLISVYLGLRYRQMFGGIIAMSPSFWWAEGGIIPWTLARPFEPAATRLWVDMGTAEGEEAIDFSRRFDAALRKAFPLFPGYRYTEIPGAAHNEASWRQRVSHPLLFLFGPAERRPRP, encoded by the coding sequence ATGATCGACCGACGCCTGTTCCCCCGAACACTTGTGCTCATTCTGACGCTGCTGGCCTGTTGCCTTGCCGCAGAGGCCGCCTCCCGGGAAACCCTAGTCCGGTTCGAGGTGAGCGTCCCGGCTTCCACCCCCGGAACCGATGGAATTTTCCTCGTCGGCAACCTTCCGGAGCTGGGCGCCTGGAAAGGTTCGGGAGTGACTCTGCGAAAGCTGGGGAACAGGACTTTCGGATACGAGGGGCGCTTCGCTCCCGGAACCGTACTGGAGTTCAAGTTCACCCGGGGGGACTTTTCCCGGGTGGAGAAGGCTGCCAATGGCCTGGAGATTCCCAACCGGACGTTCCGGGTCCCCGGAGGCCTGATAGCCACGGCTTCGTTCCAGGTTGCCGCCTGGGCGGACCAGATCGGGGCGGCGCCCCCCCAGATCACCGGAGCGTTCGAGATCCTGCGACAGGTGCCGTCGAAGCACCTACCCCGGCCCCGCGACGTGGTGGTTCTCCTGCCGCCGTCGTATGGGCTGCCGGCCTCCAGGAGCCGCCGGTATCCGGTCCTCTACCTGCACGACGGCGGGAACCTGTTCGATCCCGGCACCTCGTTCGGCGGGGTGGATTGGGGTGTGGACGAAACGCTGGACTATCTCTACCGCACCGGCCAGATGCAGGAGATCATCGTCGTCGGCATCGGCAACACAGCCGACCGGATGAGCGAATACACCCCGTTTCCCGATCCGAAGCACGGCGGCGGTTGGGGGGATCGTTACGGGCGATTTCTCGTCGAAGAACTGAAACCTGACATCGATCGCCGGTTCCGCACCAGAAAGGACCGGGAAGGCACCTGTCTGGGCGGGTCGTCGCTCGGAGGGTTGATCTCGGTCTACCTCGGGCTCAGGTACCGGCAGATGTTCGGAGGGATCATCGCCATGTCCCCATCGTTCTGGTGGGCGGAAGGGGGGATCATCCCCTGGACCCTGGCTCGGCCGTTTGAGCCCGCCGCCACCCGCCTGTGGGTGGACATGGGAACCGCCGAAGGCGAGGAGGCCATCGACTTCAGCCGGAGGTTCGACGCGGCCCTTCGGAAGGCGTTCCCCTTGTTTCCGGGATATCGCTACACCGAGATTCCCGGGGCGGCCCACAACGAAGCTTCCTGGCGTCAGCGAGTATCCCATCCGCTGTTGT